A genomic stretch from Natronogracilivirga saccharolytica includes:
- a CDS encoding alpha/beta hydrolase family protein: MNFKSLLLNFHRKALIATAIGTFLAFYSVPAAAEGITPQQLAEIKQIGTVVVSEDAGYVAYTKVIQHDPVEKNEPNDLELYLLELETGESRMVELASRPGNLQARSGHNTFSFTTRGSEDDAVSLYELDPETAQITRLYHHDRGVMSYSWSPCGNRFSLVTREDLGIPDNPLPYEPTVYEEYLPNREAYIVDLTADEDEAQRIEVDGSVYLMEWSPDGEKLAISETPTPHIDDFYMFQQVKVVDASDGSVINEIKNEGKLGQITWSPDGEQLALRAGHNLHDPIDGRVMVVSSEGGVPENIYHEFEGKLEQISWSDDGRIRFIASESTKRSFGAINPDGSGFERKVDTDGPILNAFSYADDGTVVFRAETSEHPNEVFVMEPGGSPERLTVSNDWLEDVPMGRQVVISHDARDGRNIEGLLIYPVEEDGGPYPTIVMVHGGPEAHYSDGWLTGYSLPGQVAADRGFAVFYPNYRGSTGRGHEFITSSQADLAGAEFDDIVDGVDYLIEQGIADEDRIGVTGGSYGGYATAWMSTRYSHRFAAGVMFVGISNNLSKWGTSDIPEELYLVHSRKRIWDDWQGNLERSPIYHVDNSQTPLLIMHGEEDTRVHPGQSLELYRHIKVRKPEVPVRLVWYPDEGHGNTRSTSRFDYNLRMLQWFETYLLEDDPEMPGFHLDFEELGVELPAEE, translated from the coding sequence ATGAATTTCAAATCATTGTTACTGAATTTTCACAGAAAGGCGCTGATCGCAACGGCGATAGGCACTTTTCTTGCTTTTTACTCTGTTCCGGCCGCCGCAGAGGGAATAACCCCGCAGCAGCTTGCAGAAATCAAGCAGATCGGCACAGTCGTTGTATCGGAAGATGCCGGCTATGTGGCCTATACCAAAGTTATACAGCATGATCCTGTAGAAAAAAACGAGCCGAACGATCTCGAACTGTATCTTCTCGAGCTCGAGACCGGTGAATCCCGGATGGTGGAGCTTGCAAGCCGTCCCGGAAACCTTCAGGCAAGATCCGGACACAATACATTTTCGTTCACTACACGCGGATCCGAGGATGATGCTGTTTCGCTGTATGAGTTAGATCCGGAAACCGCTCAGATCACCCGCCTGTATCATCATGACAGAGGGGTTATGTCGTACAGCTGGAGTCCCTGCGGCAACCGGTTTTCGCTTGTGACGCGGGAGGACCTGGGCATTCCCGATAACCCGCTGCCCTACGAACCCACGGTGTATGAAGAGTATCTTCCCAACCGTGAAGCTTACATCGTTGATCTGACGGCTGATGAAGATGAAGCGCAGCGAATTGAGGTGGACGGTTCGGTCTATCTGATGGAATGGAGTCCTGATGGGGAAAAACTGGCCATATCGGAAACACCGACACCGCACATCGATGATTTCTATATGTTTCAGCAGGTCAAGGTGGTTGATGCATCGGACGGATCGGTCATCAATGAAATTAAAAATGAAGGGAAGCTGGGACAGATCACCTGGAGTCCCGACGGCGAACAGCTTGCCCTGCGTGCCGGCCACAATCTGCACGATCCCATTGACGGACGCGTCATGGTGGTCTCCAGTGAAGGCGGAGTACCCGAAAATATCTATCACGAATTCGAAGGAAAACTTGAACAGATTTCCTGGTCCGATGACGGCCGCATACGCTTCATTGCCAGCGAAAGCACAAAAAGGTCCTTCGGCGCCATCAACCCGGACGGAAGTGGTTTTGAGCGGAAAGTTGACACCGATGGTCCGATCCTGAATGCGTTCAGCTATGCAGATGACGGCACCGTTGTATTCCGAGCTGAGACATCCGAACATCCCAATGAAGTGTTTGTAATGGAGCCCGGCGGCAGTCCCGAAAGGCTGACGGTATCCAACGACTGGCTTGAGGATGTTCCGATGGGACGCCAGGTGGTTATCAGCCACGATGCGCGCGACGGACGCAATATTGAAGGACTCCTGATCTATCCGGTCGAGGAAGACGGCGGGCCGTATCCGACCATAGTCATGGTTCACGGCGGTCCGGAGGCACACTACAGTGACGGCTGGCTGACGGGATATTCGCTCCCGGGGCAGGTAGCTGCCGACCGGGGTTTTGCCGTGTTCTATCCGAATTACCGGGGCAGCACGGGGCGCGGCCATGAGTTTATCACATCGAGTCAGGCCGACCTGGCCGGTGCGGAGTTTGATGACATTGTTGACGGCGTGGATTATCTGATAGAGCAGGGCATCGCCGATGAAGATCGCATCGGGGTTACCGGCGGTTCCTATGGCGGATATGCCACTGCGTGGATGTCGACCCGCTATTCGCACCGGTTTGCAGCCGGCGTGATGTTCGTGGGCATCAGCAACAATTTATCCAAGTGGGGAACCAGCGACATTCCGGAAGAACTGTATCTGGTGCATTCGCGCAAGCGGATCTGGGATGACTGGCAGGGCAATCTTGAGCGCAGTCCGATCTATCATGTAGACAATTCCCAGACACCGCTGCTGATCATGCACGGGGAAGAAGATACCCGGGTGCATCCGGGGCAGTCGCTCGAACTGTATCGCCATATCAAGGTCCGCAAACCGGAAGTTCCGGTCCGGCTGGTATGGTATCCTGATGAGGGGCATGGCAATACGCGCTCCACATCCCGGTTTGACTACAATCTGAGAATGCTTCAGTGGTTCGAGACCTATCTTCTCGAGGACGATCCGGAAATGCCGGGGTTTCATCTTGATTTCGAGGAGCTGGGTGTGGAACTGCCCGCGGAAGAGTGA
- a CDS encoding response regulator transcription factor: MDKQTSLINIGIVEDNAYMRDGWTAFLDLEEDFNVVGSYGSCEEALESADLQRIHLMIMDIGLPGMSGIEGVRHIRQQYPDIVIIMASVFDDDKHIFDALKAGAMGYLMKKVSPEELVDAVRDAWNGGSPITPNIARKVISTFHQAGGENELTEREHQILDKLATGVSYTAIGKEIYLSVDGVRYHIRNIYRKLQVHSRSEAIAKGISKRLIDPGKTT; this comes from the coding sequence ATGGACAAGCAAACATCGTTGATTAATATTGGCATTGTGGAAGACAATGCATACATGCGGGACGGCTGGACGGCCTTTCTTGATCTGGAAGAGGATTTCAATGTCGTCGGAAGTTACGGCTCGTGTGAAGAAGCCCTTGAGTCTGCCGATTTGCAGCGCATTCATCTGATGATCATGGATATCGGTCTGCCCGGTATGAGTGGCATTGAGGGTGTCCGGCATATCAGGCAGCAGTATCCGGATATCGTCATCATTATGGCATCGGTATTTGATGATGACAAGCACATTTTCGATGCCCTGAAAGCCGGGGCAATGGGTTACCTGATGAAGAAAGTGAGTCCGGAAGAACTGGTGGATGCAGTACGCGACGCCTGGAACGGCGGATCACCGATTACTCCGAACATTGCCCGGAAAGTCATCAGCACATTCCACCAGGCAGGCGGTGAAAATGAACTGACCGAACGTGAGCATCAGATACTGGATAAACTGGCCACCGGTGTTTCCTACACGGCCATCGGCAAGGAAATTTATTTGTCCGTTGACGGAGTGCGGTACCATATCCGCAATATTTACCGCAAGCTGCAGGTACATTCCCGCTCCGAAGCCATTGCGAAAGGCATTTCAAAAAGACTGATAGACCCCGGAAAAACAACGTAA
- a CDS encoding sensor histidine kinase: MKHVKIIGLFIAAVWLSGTDACAGQTVSGHGYPFITNISAEEYDGHVQNWGFTTDDEGMLFVANTGEVLRYDGVRWHSISVPGRRTFSITSDSDGTVFVGGAGDFGYISRSSRTHSRSYEYVSLLPGVADTLNIENIWGVVAAEPGVFFHSNRYVFFYDGDQVHYHETDTRFSLLFEKDGNIYTREAEKGIKKVRANTLIPWEDGRFFSDRSLMGYMQTEEKEFFCSFRNCYEYDDGDFREFDHGASEYLEQNGIDNTRVLSDGTLMIATRNGGIVQLTADGEVIRILNSDNGLPSNSVYGSYEDDSGSLWLATVNGISRVDVSLPFRRYDHRNGINETITNVSMRNDTLLLASASGAFHMGPDGVAQFHEGKTFCRNFHHHRSGLYMTCTEGVFRYADGRFEQVLSEFRPRAIGEFRGDTLIAGTGEEIQVMLFDGGQNEVLYRFEGTGHRIKSIARCSDDFVWMGTEADGLYRLEFEKENGNITGHKLTYVMDEEDRQSRVSVAEIGGETFFLTTGRGLMSYDADADSLFPASRFGERFTEPGLQVFWATEDNGGNVWFRAGEQYQVARLQDDGTYDVETGLLSRIDDRQSNAIYADAGGHVWFATEKGVIRHDPERKFDEYRSFETKIGDVLVRGDSVVTGGDPDEPLVLDYEDNDLRFTFSALSYHQPERTEYRTKMEGFDDDWLPWSDEVQRDYTNIPEGRYRFLVESRNVYGVTSESVPYYLEVLAPWYRTWWAYLIYIITGSLVIYTGYRIRLHQVTRVHRMRNSIASDLHDEISATLSSISFFARAIENEKLGGDKSRFVSLISQSAGDAKEKITDIVWAINPEHDDWKSFALKCRRYASDCFESHGIEYELDVDGDIPGRMDMQVRKNLWLIFKEMITNAVRHSGARFVRVSMKHSGGRLRLEVADNGSGFDSSEKKSGNGLRNIRARAGQIGGQLELDTRPGDGTCWKLGIRL; encoded by the coding sequence ATGAAACATGTAAAGATCATCGGGCTGTTCATTGCTGCAGTCTGGTTATCCGGAACAGATGCTTGCGCCGGGCAGACCGTTTCGGGGCACGGTTACCCGTTCATCACCAATATATCGGCAGAAGAATATGACGGACATGTACAAAACTGGGGCTTTACAACAGACGATGAGGGTATGTTGTTTGTGGCTAATACCGGAGAGGTACTCAGGTATGACGGTGTGCGGTGGCATTCCATCTCCGTCCCCGGCCGCAGAACCTTCAGCATAACAAGTGATTCAGATGGGACCGTTTTTGTCGGTGGGGCGGGCGATTTCGGCTACATTTCCCGGAGCTCACGAACACACTCCCGTTCATATGAATATGTTTCACTGCTCCCCGGTGTTGCTGACACTCTGAATATTGAAAATATCTGGGGTGTGGTCGCGGCAGAACCCGGTGTTTTTTTCCACTCCAACCGCTACGTCTTTTTTTATGACGGGGATCAGGTGCATTATCATGAAACCGACACCCGTTTTTCGCTGCTTTTCGAAAAGGACGGAAACATATATACGCGTGAGGCTGAAAAAGGGATAAAAAAAGTCCGGGCAAACACTCTTATCCCGTGGGAAGATGGCCGTTTTTTTTCCGACAGGTCTCTGATGGGTTATATGCAGACAGAAGAAAAAGAGTTTTTCTGTTCCTTTCGTAATTGCTATGAGTACGATGACGGTGATTTCCGTGAGTTTGACCATGGGGCGTCGGAGTACCTTGAACAGAACGGTATCGACAACACCAGAGTCCTGTCTGACGGCACATTGATGATCGCCACACGGAACGGAGGCATCGTCCAGCTGACCGCGGACGGTGAGGTCATTCGGATTCTGAACAGTGATAATGGATTACCAAGCAATTCCGTGTACGGATCATATGAGGATGACTCCGGTTCGCTCTGGCTGGCAACGGTCAACGGAATTTCACGGGTGGATGTAAGTCTGCCGTTTCGACGCTACGACCATCGCAACGGCATAAATGAAACCATCACTAACGTCTCCATGCGAAACGATACCCTGCTGCTCGCTTCGGCCAGCGGAGCCTTTCATATGGGACCGGATGGTGTTGCGCAGTTTCATGAGGGCAAGACGTTCTGCCGGAACTTTCACCACCACCGGTCGGGTCTCTACATGACATGCACCGAAGGGGTCTTCCGGTACGCAGACGGCCGGTTTGAGCAGGTGCTGTCGGAATTCCGTCCCAGGGCCATAGGTGAATTTCGCGGCGATACGCTGATTGCCGGCACTGGTGAAGAAATTCAGGTGATGCTTTTTGACGGTGGACAAAACGAGGTGCTGTACCGTTTTGAGGGCACCGGTCACCGCATCAAGTCCATAGCAAGGTGTTCTGATGATTTCGTCTGGATGGGAACCGAGGCGGACGGGCTTTATCGCCTTGAATTTGAAAAGGAAAACGGTAACATCACGGGGCACAAACTGACCTACGTTATGGATGAGGAGGACAGGCAAAGCCGTGTGTCGGTAGCCGAAATCGGAGGGGAAACATTCTTTCTGACAACAGGAAGGGGACTTATGAGTTATGATGCTGACGCAGATTCGCTGTTTCCGGCAAGCCGTTTTGGTGAGCGGTTTACAGAACCGGGGCTGCAGGTTTTCTGGGCGACGGAGGACAACGGCGGCAACGTCTGGTTTCGCGCCGGTGAACAGTATCAGGTTGCCCGTTTGCAGGATGACGGTACATACGATGTCGAAACCGGCCTGCTCAGCCGGATTGATGACCGGCAAAGCAATGCGATATATGCCGATGCCGGCGGACATGTCTGGTTTGCAACCGAAAAGGGGGTGATCCGGCATGACCCGGAAAGGAAATTTGATGAGTACCGGTCATTTGAAACAAAAATCGGTGATGTGCTTGTCAGGGGTGACTCTGTTGTTACCGGCGGCGACCCGGATGAACCTCTTGTCCTGGATTATGAGGACAACGATTTACGTTTCACCTTTTCGGCCCTGAGCTATCATCAGCCCGAGCGAACCGAATACCGCACCAAAATGGAGGGGTTCGATGACGACTGGCTCCCGTGGTCTGATGAAGTGCAGAGAGACTACACCAACATACCGGAAGGGCGTTACCGGTTTCTGGTTGAATCGCGGAATGTGTACGGGGTCACCAGCGAGTCCGTTCCCTATTACCTGGAGGTGCTGGCTCCCTGGTACCGCACATGGTGGGCCTACCTGATCTACATAATTACCGGCAGTCTTGTGATTTACACCGGTTACCGCATCCGTCTGCATCAGGTCACCCGTGTCCACCGGATGCGCAACAGCATTGCCAGTGACCTTCATGATGAGATCAGTGCCACGCTCAGCAGTATCAGCTTTTTTGCCAGGGCCATTGAAAACGAAAAACTCGGTGGTGACAAAAGCCGGTTTGTTTCCCTGATATCCCAGAGTGCCGGGGATGCCAAGGAAAAAATCACCGATATTGTCTGGGCCATTAATCCCGAGCATGATGACTGGAAGTCTTTTGCGTTGAAGTGCCGCAGGTATGCCTCGGATTGTTTCGAAAGTCATGGCATTGAATACGAGCTGGATGTGGATGGTGACATTCCCGGCAGGATGGACATGCAGGTGCGCAAAAATCTGTGGCTCATCTTCAAGGAGATGATAACCAACGCGGTGCGGCACTCCGGCGCCCGGTTTGTCCGGGTTTCGATGAAACATTCGGGAGGGCGGCTGCGCCTGGAGGTTGCCGATAACGGCAGTGGCTTTGACAGCAGCGAAAAGAAAAGCGGAAACGGCCTGAGGAATATTCGTGCCCGGGCCGGACAGATAGGCGGGCAGCTTGAACTGGATACCCGGCCCGGTGACGGAACCTGCTGGAAACTTGGAATCCGGCTGTAA